From a single Drosophila sulfurigaster albostrigata strain 15112-1811.04 chromosome 3, ASM2355843v2, whole genome shotgun sequence genomic region:
- the LOC133844290 gene encoding uncharacterized protein LOC133844290, producing MKSKTLHKSLMLLLLMLLLFVFFPPSARCQPLTPPDEPAKQRPFIFIKHNASPEDAKNYQITIEKDPQPGEPCLTISWKTNPDGSGPSDPQIYLSHGYFKIVTASQPKVQ from the exons atgaaatcaaaaacattGCACAAGTCTCTAATGCTGctactgctgatgctgctgctgtttgttttctttccgCCATCAGCTCGTTGCCAGCCAT TGACGCCTCCGGATGAGCCTGCGAAGCAACGCCCATTCATATTCATTAAGCACAATGCGAGCCCCGAGGATGCAAAGAACTATCAGATAACCATCGAAAAAGATCCACAGCCTGGCGAACCATGTCTCACAATTAGCTGGAAGACAAATCCAGATGGCAGCGGACCCTCCGATCCTCAGATTTATCTGTCGCATGGTTACTTTAAGATCGTTACTGCCTCGCAGCCAAAGGTGCAATAA